The DNA sequence CTGCTGTCGCTGTTTATGCTGCCGGCTATACCTGCCAAGTGGGACGAGATTGCCTGAAGCGGGTTGTTTATCTCATGAGCAACGCCGGTAGCCAGTTTGCCCGCAATTTCGAATCGCTCGGAGCGTGCAAGTCTATTTCGAAGTTCGTTTGGTTCCGTCACATCTCGCATCAATCCCTGACCGGCTACTATGTCGCCACCTTGTCGAATCCAATGATGAGTTATCCTGAACGACCTCCGATACCCCGATTTCGTAAATATCTCGATTTCCTGGGTGAAACGGTCCTTACTGTGTGATTCGAGCGTTTCAACAAGCTGTTTGCTCTGCTCATTCTCGTTTGACAACTCGCTGATAATTTTGTGTATACTCTGGCCAATGAAATTCTCTCGGACATATCCAAGAGACTGCGAAAAGGAGTCGTTGAGATAAGTTATTCGACCATAAGCGTCAGTCATATAGATGATGTCTTCAGTCAAGCTAACGAGTCTGCTGAAGCGCTCTTGTGCCATTCGAAGTTCAGTATTACGCTCGATTAACGCGGACTCACTGTCCATATTACGATTCCGATAATCTGCTCGAAGTCTTTGAGTTTCGATTAGAAAGGACACCAGTTTAAGGAGCTTTGCAATTGGCCAGCTCAATGACTCTATGTCTGCTTTCTCATTTATGGGATCCTCGAGAGTCACAAATCCGTAAACGACCCCACCATCCCTCTCAATTGGAATTACGATAGCCTGCATCTGACCTTCAGCTTGCGGTCGCGCACTACTGAAGCTAAGTCCTGCACCGATAGGCAGAACATCAGTTTGAGTGACATACGGATAAAGCGGCTGCCCAATCACTCTTTCCCTTAGAGTGTGCACAGTTTCGTGCTGCGAATAGAAAGAGATATTCTGAATGCGATTCTTCTCATTGCCAAGGACAATGGTCGCTTTCCTAAATCCAGTATTCGCCGCAATCTCACGACATGCAATATCTAAAAGTACGCTTAAGGACCCTGCCGATTGAAGTGATTCTATCGAGTTGAATAGTGAACGCGATGCTCTGCCGGCCGGCGTTTCTTGAGCTTCCAGGGCGACTGCGTGATCGAAAGCACGTTGTAAGGCAAGTCCAATCTGAAAATCTGTGCTTGCGTTGACATTAAGCACACAGAATAGTCCGTGTGCGTCAAATGTAAACTCATGCAACTCTGATTCATTTTTTAAGAGAGCAACAACCTGTGTCGTTGCCCGCAGGTGCATTGAAATTTCACTGAAAGCGCCGCTCTTAAGTTCATCTGGCGCGGCCACTACCACAAAAGGCTTGACTTCTTGCAAGACTTGTTTTGTCTCAGTTGCACTCCGACAACATATGCAGACAATTCCATGCCCTTGCAAAAGGCCTTCTATCCTTTCGCGCACTTTCTTGTCTGAATGTATGATGAGTACGGAGTCTTGCATTTCTTGAAATCACGGGAGATCTGAGTAACAGTAATATAGCAATTGCCAAGCCTCTTTCAAGAGGCAATACTTACATGTTTTGCTTTCAAAACAAGAGACCCGTTTCGCAGAAACGGGTCTCTTGTAGAGAATTGAATTCTAGTGCTTTGTAGATTGAAGCTGAGGGTCTACTTAACTATTGACAGTAGCTGACCCTTTCATCGACACAACGAACTCGGGCAACTGTGAACTATTTTCCTAACAGCCTGGAAAACTCTTCAATCATTTTGTCGATGCCCTGTTCAACTTCACTGATTCTAGCATTGTACATAAATGCCGGTGTAGAAACGATGTTATACGACTTATCCACAATGCAATCAGTAACTGCGCAGTTTGTGTGTACAGAGCCAAAGTTATCCACAGCTCTGGATGCCGCTGAATTTCCACCTACCGTCAGCCGAGGTGACATGTTCGTGCCCTTAAGAGCACGCGCCAACACCACCGGTGAAATGCATATCACACCTAGTGGTTTCTTCGCAGTAACAACCTTCCGCAGAAACGACTCCAGGATAGGATTGATGCTGCACTCCTCTCCTTTTACTGCAAAGTCGCAGTAGTTCTTTGCCGCTCCGAATCCGCCAGGCAAAATGAACCCTTCGAGTCTTTCAATCCAAGAATCCGATAGCGGCTCAATCTTTCCTCGCGCTATTCTCGCCGCCTCTGATAGAACATTGCGACTCTCGGTACTTACCTCACCAGTGCGATGATTCACGACGTGCATTTGTTGAATATCTGGCGCAAGACACTGATATTCGATCCCCCGCCGATCTAATGAAAGCATAGTCAACGTTGATTCATAGATTTCCGCGCCATCCATGAATCCGCAGCCGGCCAAAACAACTCCAACTCGTGGCATGGCCGAATCCTCCACTGATGATTAGAGTTTGGTTGCCACAATTACTGACCGTACGGCCTCCGCCGAATGATCGAACATCTTCTGCTCTTCGGGAGTGAATTTAATCTCAAGGATACGTTCCACACCAGATCGACCGATGACTACTGGAACACCCATGTAGATTTCCTTGCAGCCGTATTCACCGTTCAGCCAAACTGCGCAAGGCAAAACGCGCTTCTGATCCACGATAATCGACTCGACCATTTCCACAGCCGCAGCAGCCGGAGCATAATACGCCGACCCTGTCTTCAAATACTTCACGATTTCCGCACCGCCGTCGCGTGTACGTTGAACAATCGCCTCAACTCTCTCTTTTGAAACCAATTCAGTAAGTGGCACTCCACCCACCGTTGTTAGTCTTGGCAATGGGACCATCGTATCCCCGTGACCACCCAATACGACGGCTGATATGTCTTTGACTGATACACCCAGTTCCATTGCAATAAACGTACGATATCGAGCTGTGTCCAAAATACCGGCCATTCCGAACACGCGATGTGGTGGGAATCCGGTCAGTTTCAAAGCTGTGTAGCACATCGCGTCCAGCGGATTTGATACGACGATAATGATCGCATTGGGAGACGCCTTTGCCGCTTCACCGATGGCCGAGCGCATGATCTCAATATTAGCAGCCAGCAGATCGTCTCTTGACATCCCGGGAGTCCTGGGCTTGCCGGCAGTCATTACTATAATGTCTGAATTGGCTGTGTCCGCATAACTGTTTGTCCCGACAATTGACGTGCTTGAACTGCCTATCGGCGCGGCTTCCCACATGTCCAGTGCTTTGCCTTGCGGAATTCCGTCTGCGATGTCAAGTAAGACTATTTCCTTGCATATGTTTTTGTCGGAAAGGATGTAGGCACATGTGGCTCCGACGTTACCAGCGCCAATTACGGTTACTTTCATGGAACTCTTGATGATTGGTTTTTATTATGGTGAGGCCTTCAAAAACAGAGTGCGGCTTCAAAACTGAAGCCGCACCGATACTTGCGAATTTCCCGAGACTACGCCGTGCGGCTGGCGATCACGCAGACGCAGGAATAATGTGCACAAACTTGCGGTTAGAACGACCGCCATCCGTGAACTTGACAACGCCATTTGCTTTCGCAAACAACGTGTGGTCACGTCCCATGCCAACTAATTCACCCGGGTGAATCCTCGTCCCGCGTTGGCGGACGAGTATCTCGCCCGCGTGTACGTGTTGGCCTGCATACCGCTTGACACCCAGCATCTTGGGTTGACTATCCCGGCCGTTACGGGTTGAACCTTGTCCTTTTTTATGTGCCATGACGTGTTAACGGTTTGCTTAGTTTGCTTCTATCTTCTCAATGTGAAGAAGCGTGAACCATTGCTTGTGGCCCTTATGCTTCTTGTATTCAGTTCTCTTCTTCTTGCGGAATACGATCACCTTCGGATCGCGGCCGTGTTCAACAACCTTTGCATGCACCTTGGCCGAAACAGTAGGTTTACCGATCTTCAGTTCTTTTCCGTTGTGAAGCAGCAAAATATCGTCTAAGACGATAATGTCACCCGGCTTGGTGTCGCCGCGGTATTGCACTTTTATGGTCTCGTCTGGTCTGACTTTGACCTGGTGCCCTTTGAGATTGCAGATTGCGTACATCTTTGCCTGTAAGATTTATCAGACCCTAAATATATGAATCCTTGCGTTTAGTGTCAAGTGCTTGATTTGTCAGGCACCTTCGATTGAAACTCCGATGTTACTTCTCGTCGCTGCTTCCAACTGTAACCCTTGAATTCATCTATATTTAAGCTCGAGTCTGGTTCGAGCTTTATGTAGAGAAGTGCATCCCACATTATTCGACGAAGGTGAGATCGAAGGCCCTGTGTTATATAATCAACGATTACCGGATGTGCACGAATTGTCAATCCCATTTCTCCTGTTTGAGCCCGGAATCTCCGTACCCAGGATTGCAAACGCGTCACTACAGTTTCCTTCGACTCAATTAATCCCGACCCATGGCAAGTCGGACACGGTTCATTAAACGCGTGAACCAGTGACGATTTGGTTCTCTGCCTAGTCATCTCCATGATGCCGAATTGACTGATCGGCGCGATGTCCCATTTTGCCCTGTCACCTGACAAAGCTTGGTGCATTGCGTCAAAGACTTTCTTTCGGTTCCCTTCATGATACATATCTATGAAGTCAATAATTATAATCCCGCCGAGATCACGAAGTCGGATCTGGTGTGCGATCTCACGGCAGGCCTTTAGATTAACTCGCAGATTATTCTCATCCTGGTCTTCCTTGCCGACAAAACGCCCGGAGTTCACGTCAATCGTGACAACCGCTTCCGTTTGCTCAATGATCAAGTAGCTTCCACCACCAAACCAGACTTTTCGCGACAGACCTTTTTCGATTTCCTGTTCGATATTATACAAATCGAAAACGGGGCCGGGGCCTTCATGATAGGTGATTCTATCGAGAAACGGACGTGCTACTGCGCGAACGTACGCACGAATTTCTCTGTAAAGGCGTTTATCATCAATCACTACTCGAGCAATGTCCGGCCCAAACAAATCGCGTATTATGCTGGATGTAAGCGGCGCCTCCTTGTGAATCCGGCTCGGTGAAGGAGCCGTTTCAATTTTCGACTCGATCATTCTCCAAAGTCGTAACAGCATGCTTAGGTCGTGTCGAACTTCAGCGTCTGTTTTGCCTTCGCCAATTGTTCTGCAAATCAGTCCAAATCCTTCCGGCTTAATCTGCTTCAATATTGACTTCAGACGTTTCCGCTCTTTCACATCTGGAATACGCTTTGAGACGCCAACAAGATTATCCCCCGGAACAAGCACAAGGAAACGCCCTGGCAAAGAGATTTGCGATGTAAGGCGGGGCCCCTTCGTTCCAAGAGGTTCCTTAATGATTTGTACAAGAATCTCCTGACCCTGTTTCAGTTCGGCTCGTGGCTTCCATGCCCGTTTACGGCCTTCACGCTTCTCTGGAAGAGTCACCTCTTCCATGTCCGTGCCTTCTGCCATATCGACTGCACTTTGATACAAGTCGGAAAAATGAATGAATCCGTCGATTTCCCAACCAATATCAAGAAATGCCGCCTGCATTCCGGGAAGTACTTTTCGTACAGTCGCCTTGTAAATGTCCCCGACATTTCGCTCAGCATCCGGGAATTCAACAAACAAATTGGCTAACGACCCATCCTCAACAAGCGCAATGCGAGTTTCGGTAGTGGTCGAATTAATTACTAGTTCTTTCTTCAAGCAGATGTCACACGACTTTTATCGTGCGTTCCCAAAAGTGTCTTAGCCATTTTAATGGCTTAAAATAAACTCAAAAGTGAGACGTGCAGTTGCCCGTTCAAGGGAGAACTGCCGTCTGCTATACCGTAATCTATCCCCCATACGCCTATTGCCGTTTCCAATCGGACCCCGATTCCGTAAGCGCCCCGAATTAGATTGCGTGGCGTACCGGCGGCTGCAGCAGGGGAGTCGTTTATTGCTGCCCAATCCGTGAAGAAATGGACTCTTGACGACAATCCGAGCCAATATCGAGCTTCAACTGACGTCCACGCAATTCTGGAACCTAGGAATTGCTCTTCACGATACCCCCTCAGCGAGTTCGCTCCTCCCAGCCGAAACCTGTCAGATGACTGAATGCGCGGCTCATCCGATTCGATCAACCTGGCATGCCCGCTGAGATGGACAATCCAATACCTGGCAACCTCATGATTGAATTCCAGATCAAGAACCGCACGGCGCAATTCAAAGCTACGTCTGTTTGACCCTTGCGGTCGACTATCAGTCAAACGTTGACCCCGTGAACCGCTTGTCTCAAATCTATAACCGCTCCGGGGATTTCTGAAGTGGTCTCGCGTGTCGACAAGAATGCCAAGCTCAAGAAAGACGGTATTGTGCGGCGAAATACTAAGCAATGATGCTACTGCGGAATCCGCCAACAATTCCGACCGCGTGACGCCGCCAAAGATGTCAGTATTGGACGCAATCGGCACACCAAGCCGCGCGCCATAATCACGAGTCACATACAAGGTGTCCTCGACTCGTTGAGCAAATGAACCTTCCAGGTAAAGTGGCAAGCGTGCGAGCCATGTCTCTCTCCATGCAAATAAAAGTTCCTGAATTCCTTTTGCTGGTTTTGTCCACTTTACCTTGCCACGCCTGCCAGTTCCAAACAAGTTTAGAAATTGCAGGTCCACATATGCGGTAAATGTCTGCTCGCCGATGTCATTTCTCGGACTCAAGCCTGCAACCAAATCAAGCCTGGAAAGCTTATTCTCCTCAACTTCAAACACAATGCCGGTCCTACCTGCTTCACCAACTACTATTCTTGGTTCGCGCACGCTGCGAATGAATTCAAGCTGAGACAGTCGACGATGTGCTGATTGAACTCGTAGTTGGTTAAAACTCATTCCGTTCTTAAGCCGGCTCTCTTTGGCAAGCATCCATGACTGTGAAATGTCATTTCCTTCAAATCCAATAAAGTCTATGCTCACCAAAGGACCAGCCAGTACTCTCACATAAGGTGTAACAAAATGAGAATCGGCGTTCACTGAAAACGAATCTAATTCTACACGTGCGTATGGGTAGCCATTTGATTCGCACCATGACAGAATTTCGTTCGCAGATTCGGTTATTCTGGCGAGATCAAACTCACCGCTGCGCGACCACGGGAGAGTCTCATTGGACACCTTCCAAAGTACTGCAGAGTCTCCGGAGACATTGGCACTCCGGAAATGATACTGTTTGCCCGTGTTTACGAATATCGTATCACCATGCTGGTAAACGTTGCACTCCAAATATCCGAGGCAAATGAGAGAATCACCGACTATCGCTGCTGGGTCAATGTCCTCTTCGCCGCCGACAAGACTTAACCACGTCTGTACGACCGGTTCACTGAATCCCCTTACATGGAGGCTCTCGATTCCCTTGCCAAATGCGCTGCCAAGCGTGCAAATTATGCCGAGGCACATTATGGATATTCGAAAAGCGAGCATTAGAAATTAGCCCTTGCCTCTACGCGGCCAACATTAATAATGTCCTCGCCCGCGTCACGCCGACCCGAATATTCAATTGAACCAGAAAAGTTTGCCGAGAATGAATAAGTCACTCTAAACGACCAGCGAAAATTCTCGCCGCGATTCGATCCTTCACCGATTGACTGGGATAACCTGCTTCGATTTGATCCGACATGTGTCCATTGGAATTCTCCGTCCGCTCTGCCCCTTTGATATTTTGTGTACGATATCCTTGGAGCTAATGTTCGTATGGACGCCTGTGTTCTTGATTTCTCGTCAGCACTCTCAACACCCACTATCTTCAGGCCTGCTTCCCAAGGGGAAGCAGAAGACCAAACTACATCCTCTTGGACTCTGAATCTTCGAATATCGGAACTCTCAGCCGCCAATCCTTGATAGATCTGACGTTCAAGATCACATGATATCTCCGTTTCCCCGCGAAATGCACTTGATATCACGTACCTCACGCGCAATGTGCCCGTATTTCCTGTTGTCAACTGCGAACCGTTCGTGTATCTTGAAACTTGCGAACCGGAGTTCTGAACTCTTAGTCGAAGAGACCACTTCCTTGATAGCCTATTATAATGAACGTCTTGTCTTAATGAGAATCGTCCGTCAATCGTCGATGGGGTTCGAAGTTTGCGACGGTCAAGTAACAAAAGCCCGATTGTAATGGCGTCGCGCGTTTGCTCTTCTACGGTCGCTTCGGTCTCGAAGGAAAGGCGGCTCCAGATTGGGTTTCCTTCCCCTTTAGTCTCGTCTGGCCGGATCCAGATTTGGCTTGATGCGCGAATTTCCGACGAAGGACTAAAGTCACCCGTATTGCGACTGACAAGAATAAAGTCTCCTTGGTCATCGGGTACATACGTACCGTTGACAAGACTATAGGAACCGCTGCCAGGAGTAACGGGGACGAAAAGCTGCAATTGCTGCTCTGTCCGAGACTTCAAGGCATCATAGGTTGCATTAAATTCAAGTACTCTGTTACGGGGCGACACAAATAGTTCAAATCTTCCAGCATCTGACGAAACTGACATGGAATCTGGATTCTCGTAATTTCTGTCCCGATGACTCCATCTAACACTGCCACGTCCGGTTTCATTAGGCATCCAGCGTACCTCGCCAGCCCACCCGACTGACTCCGATACCTTACTGAAGATGCTTCCGCTTGATCGTGTGTCATCTTGTCGAAATCCGGCTTCAGCTTCAATCTCAATATCCGAAGGAAGTTTGTACGCACTGCCAAACGAAATGTCGTTAAACCTGAAGCCGCTCTCAGCAGAACGTGAATCTCGCAATTGCCGTTCACGATTCAAAGTTGCTCGTGGCAGGAAACCCCTCCAAGCTGTCCTGCCCTCCATGCGCTGCCGAACCCAATCCGTGTGTCGCTCATCAGTGCTGTCATCGCTAATAATGCTTAAGTGTTCTGCATACAACGAGGTTGATCTCATCGGCTGAAATGTCGCGTTCGTGCTAATCCGGGTGCTATTGAATGCCTCGCCTCTGGCAAGCGCACC is a window from the bacterium genome containing:
- a CDS encoding Rne/Rng family ribonuclease, with the translated sequence MKKELVINSTTTETRIALVEDGSLANLFVEFPDAERNVGDIYKATVRKVLPGMQAAFLDIGWEIDGFIHFSDLYQSAVDMAEGTDMEEVTLPEKREGRKRAWKPRAELKQGQEILVQIIKEPLGTKGPRLTSQISLPGRFLVLVPGDNLVGVSKRIPDVKERKRLKSILKQIKPEGFGLICRTIGEGKTDAEVRHDLSMLLRLWRMIESKIETAPSPSRIHKEAPLTSSIIRDLFGPDIARVVIDDKRLYREIRAYVRAVARPFLDRITYHEGPGPVFDLYNIEQEIEKGLSRKVWFGGGSYLIIEQTEAVVTIDVNSGRFVGKEDQDENNLRVNLKACREIAHQIRLRDLGGIIIIDFIDMYHEGNRKKVFDAMHQALSGDRAKWDIAPISQFGIMEMTRQRTKSSLVHAFNEPCPTCHGSGLIESKETVVTRLQSWVRRFRAQTGEMGLTIRAHPVIVDYITQGLRSHLRRIMWDALLYIKLEPDSSLNIDEFKGYSWKQRREVTSEFQSKVPDKSST
- a CDS encoding BamA/TamA family outer membrane protein, whose product is MCLGIICTLGSAFGKGIESLHVRGFSEPVVQTWLSLVGGEEDIDPAAIVGDSLICLGYLECNVYQHGDTIFVNTGKQYHFRSANVSGDSAVLWKVSNETLPWSRSGEFDLARITESANEILSWCESNGYPYARVELDSFSVNADSHFVTPYVRVLAGPLVSIDFIGFEGNDISQSWMLAKESRLKNGMSFNQLRVQSAHRRLSQLEFIRSVREPRIVVGEAGRTGIVFEVEENKLSRLDLVAGLSPRNDIGEQTFTAYVDLQFLNLFGTGRRGKVKWTKPAKGIQELLFAWRETWLARLPLYLEGSFAQRVEDTLYVTRDYGARLGVPIASNTDIFGGVTRSELLADSAVASLLSISPHNTVFLELGILVDTRDHFRNPRSGYRFETSGSRGQRLTDSRPQGSNRRSFELRRAVLDLEFNHEVARYWIVHLSGHARLIESDEPRIQSSDRFRLGGANSLRGYREEQFLGSRIAWTSVEARYWLGLSSRVHFFTDWAAINDSPAAAAGTPRNLIRGAYGIGVRLETAIGVWGIDYGIADGSSPLNGQLHVSLLSLF
- the rplU gene encoding 50S ribosomal protein L21 translates to MYAICNLKGHQVKVRPDETIKVQYRGDTKPGDIIVLDDILLLHNGKELKIGKPTVSAKVHAKVVEHGRDPKVIVFRKKKRTEYKKHKGHKQWFTLLHIEKIEAN
- a CDS encoding PAS domain S-box protein, which encodes MHLRATTQVVALLKNESELHEFTFDAHGLFCVLNVNASTDFQIGLALQRAFDHAVALEAQETPAGRASRSLFNSIESLQSAGSLSVLLDIACREIAANTGFRKATIVLGNEKNRIQNISFYSQHETVHTLRERVIGQPLYPYVTQTDVLPIGAGLSFSSARPQAEGQMQAIVIPIERDGGVVYGFVTLEDPINEKADIESLSWPIAKLLKLVSFLIETQRLRADYRNRNMDSESALIERNTELRMAQERFSRLVSLTEDIIYMTDAYGRITYLNDSFSQSLGYVRENFIGQSIHKIISELSNENEQSKQLVETLESHSKDRFTQEIEIFTKSGYRRSFRITHHWIRQGGDIVAGQGLMRDVTEPNELRNRLARSERFEIAGKLATGVAHEINNPLQAISSHLAGIAGSINSDSSAATSMDIVSDSVERIRLLTRSMMDLQRSESLARSIESMNTVVEKSIALMGPQLRNCNIEVRVEAEPDLPKCRVNAGEISQVLINLILNAIDAMPSGGNLTITTVSDDKNVIVKVADTGKGIPPDVLESLFQPFMSFREQGGGLGMGLYMSQNIIRQHGGSIEVESPPGRGAVFTITLPIANN
- the elbB gene encoding isoprenoid biosynthesis glyoxalase ElbB; this encodes MPRVGVVLAGCGFMDGAEIYESTLTMLSLDRRGIEYQCLAPDIQQMHVVNHRTGEVSTESRNVLSEAARIARGKIEPLSDSWIERLEGFILPGGFGAAKNYCDFAVKGEECSINPILESFLRKVVTAKKPLGVICISPVVLARALKGTNMSPRLTVGGNSAASRAVDNFGSVHTNCAVTDCIVDKSYNIVSTPAFMYNARISEVEQGIDKMIEEFSRLLGK
- the rpmA gene encoding 50S ribosomal protein L27 translates to MAHKKGQGSTRNGRDSQPKMLGVKRYAGQHVHAGEILVRQRGTRIHPGELVGMGRDHTLFAKANGVVKFTDGGRSNRKFVHIIPASA
- the mdh gene encoding malate dehydrogenase; translated protein: MKVTVIGAGNVGATCAYILSDKNICKEIVLLDIADGIPQGKALDMWEAAPIGSSSTSIVGTNSYADTANSDIIVMTAGKPRTPGMSRDDLLAANIEIMRSAIGEAAKASPNAIIIVVSNPLDAMCYTALKLTGFPPHRVFGMAGILDTARYRTFIAMELGVSVKDISAVVLGGHGDTMVPLPRLTTVGGVPLTELVSKERVEAIVQRTRDGGAEIVKYLKTGSAYYAPAAAAVEMVESIIVDQKRVLPCAVWLNGEYGCKEIYMGVPVVIGRSGVERILEIKFTPEEQKMFDHSAEAVRSVIVATKL